tattttatattatgtcgacaagctaggagccaaaacaatgtgagctgtccctggtcctcatgcgagtcgcatggccagaaggccatttccatgcgagtcgcatgactccagatttcaggccacatctataaatttcagtgttttcgctcgatttaaatcacacacatacacaaatatatatatactccgtaatattatttattattattattattattattattattattattattattattattattattattattaataagattattattaatcttattatatattttttttattattattagtgttattatttttgcgatacaaaaataataatgtacaaaaaaatattacgacggagtgatgtccaagtaattttcaaaacgagtttccgagcgagctagagctaaggaaaatatgggttattgccaaggaaattatgggtaatgttcgggggtatttttgtgaatcaaacctcgtgtttatcatctccgatgcgtctacgtgctttcctgcaatattgtatatcaatattaaactgtgagtttcatatgatcccttttactctctacatttttgggctgagaatacatgcaaatgctttattaaccgatatacaatatttatatgcgtgagtttcatttgctccctttttaattgcttttgcaatctatatttttgggctgagaatacatgcactttattttaaacgcaatggatacaagtacatactaaattctacactgagtttgaaccgaaaatcccttagctttggtaactagtaactgccagttataagaactggtgggcgcgagtagtagtatatggatccatagggcttgatatccccgtccgagctagagcactagccttttaacggacgtatgctatttgagaagcgtacacgttggtttgcgtgtattattaagatgattatacaaatggtacaaattatatatacgttaaagtttagttaccagggtgctcaatttcgtagaatattttgataaacgtttctggatgaaacaactgaaatcttgtgatccacttttatataatctattgataaacatttctggatgaaacaactaaaatcttgtgatccacttttatatacagattatacgaaacactaaaactatgaactcaccaacctttgtgttgacacttgttagcatgtttattctcaggtttcctagaagtcttccgctgtttgcttagatgttagacaagctatgtgcatggagtcttgcatgacatatttttcaaggaaacgttgcattcaccaaatcatcaccatgtatcttattttgactgcatggtcaatggaagtactgttgtaaactattatttatggtgattgtctatatgtagaaatcattagatgtcgaaaacctttgatttaaatattcatttatggtgtgccttttcaaaagaatgcaatgtttacaaaacgtatcatagaggtcaaatacctcgcaatgaaatcaatgaatgacgtgttcgtccatatggatttggaccgatcgtcacagttggtatcagagcgttggtcttagcgaaccagaatttgcattaatgtgtctaaccggttattgttaggatacattagtgagtctggacttcgaccatgtctgcatgataaaagttgttgcttataattttttttgttagaaattacctgcttatcattccttgtgtggaaaattacctgcttatcatttgtagtctagacacaccttattgcatggattgcatgactagtgtatagacaaaatgaatatcttagcgtatctgttactgttacctttacttgacagtttccgaaagtttctccgtaatttgcggatcctttgtactatataaaggtattctatgtaattagaatatcatccgatatccgaaaatcatttcacatcgaaaattatttatctaaccgtgtaagatgaattctgaaagtaattcgagttcttcggattccgatatgaatttccacctgagttccgaaagcagtgtaaccggaatgaatcaaccaatcagtcatcaccaattctggatgaattggggatgggttcgtaatcaacttaatcaatggagacaagaggaaggcgatcctttccaccaaccgaattcacctcttagtgaggaacctgaggcacttaccggcgaacccgttcgaaacactatctttaccctcatttccaggatatttcgcaacgattatatgataactagaattttaaactttattcatccactcgtaccaaccgccaatcatcccggaataatagaagaagttaacgagcttcgcgctcgagttgtggctttggagaatatgatgcacaatttacaggcatcacaggcagcaccggtagcaccaccagaaccagcagcacaaccaacaacagtaccagtaccaccaacaacaacatccgcaccgtaaaccttaacctcacaatctgtcccacgagtatcaacctcatacgcactgtaggcaccgaagaatactaataaccataaacgatgaagtattaattcataacttcattggagaaatatcctgcgacgattatgtaatctttaatatagaagagattattcgtttctagttccaaccgaaaatcaaatgagtttaataactcattaaatctatattacatctgaaggaaatatacatacatatattttcataaagattgtaattgaaaatccttttgtacaaactgttaatgatgagaatattttaacgggtaggtaataccctagagatatataaattcacaattaacatgttacatttttcgattctgattcaaccaatcatcaactactttcataacgagaaacattctttcatagaaatcaaaacaaccatactcattcaaaatcaattacatattctgattttaacatatcagaatccaagtcgagatatacccgatatcatcacttttagatccctacatctttcaaagctatactttgatttcaaaactgtgctagaacatcatatgtatattaacgattataatatgtATTCAAACCGtccgaaatttctgaaaaacacttcaaacaatgaaccatcgagatgatgatccaaccacatgttactcacagttatgcacctgaaaaactctcgaaaccaaagtcacagTTTAACACGTAATCGTGTCAGAccatttgacatttattagcaaaaataacttttcaaacccttttcaacatagacagttttgtcacagctccaacaaatcaacttcaattattcattcgaataagccttattataactttgatatataagtttgcaattaatatgttacactatacattcttcaattctgattcagcaatcattaactatactgctcaaacctatagatatacgtatctgttcatcgcagaataaccattttcattcaatttcatattctgatttcgatagatcagaatccaagtcaagattaaacgaaaaacctcactcttagattcctacatctttcaaaaccatgcttcgaaaaccatgctttgaattcagaacagtactagaacatcatatgattacattttgcgttcaaacccatcgaaattcttggaaacacttcaactaatgaacaaacgagaagacaaaccaattacacgatatctacgagaagaaagatttgtacttataatcatacatctggaaagctctcgaaacctaagtaaaactttaacacgtatctgtgataaatccttcggcattattattactgaaaataatcttacaattccttttcaagtatccagttttgtcacaacttcagcaagtcaacttcatttggataagccttaattaaaccttgacataTAGGATTACCCTTTCTTttgttgttatcggggaaccttttatatcccatcatattagcagtaaatgtaccagcgactccgtcactctgctatttaaatctctccggaaatcactatatataccttgaaatctgatcatgtactcatccacatcttgtaacggtaattgccataccaaccaccgggaattaacaatcagtattttgaaatcttgcagcacgtctacgccaacagttatatgtgtacatataacatctacctcctcgaattacatacttcgaatgtgaagtttttgaaaaacaccccaaactatgaaactagttctctgaaattggaacaatgctgatgaagcagcaaaaactgtaaacgaccttaacagtcaaaagtttgatgataaagaatagtatggtggtaaagcagagaaaaagagaaggtttggaattgaaaaacggattgagcagaccatgaaggaggctgtggacaaatcacaaagactaaatctaccttcaaagaatccaaatgattcagagtctgctgaaatcattaaagaataccttgctccttacactaaaacctttgcggacaatattcttcatcatcatcttatcttaaatattctaagatatcatcgtatctcccattataaatatcctccatatttctgaagatatttttttaaaccattcttatctgaaatcattacctcttcgcgctatctgtgttacatcataaaagaaactattttaatttctaaaatctaaaaaaattcgaaaaaaatggatgttttgaagtaatgttgggaactgaagcatgagttagtataatataatgacacttgatcaacgtgattatattacagtaagtcatgttgagtttctaatggaacgtgacaaaggttcacagatcacaccctcatcataaaccatgttacataactctttcattctatataatctctaaatatatcaagaaaatatatttcttgatgattcggtctttttcggatattctggtaatttgacaagtcagattgtgccattaccgtttctttcgtagaacattaattatgtttattctgaaattcatacctacgaattctggaccattattcgcttgacttaaggtcgggaagagaaaacgaaagcttgaagctccgaaatataatggagaatataaagcccgataacaaccccgaaattacaaaccgtgtatatcaatgcgtatagcaacataaagacacgggagaatgaaaaacactataaccccaaggtaatagtagaagaaaataacttcctctggtggtagatgaaaaagaagaatgaaggatacgatagccaggaaaatatcaagaatcagaactggattaagcattttcacaatctgttgggatgtatgaaataataaagaagattataggagtgttgaaaataaatgaaacggaagaggtcaatttatagcaaaatatcggacgcagcaatagaggcaggttacgcatttaatcaaagaaaatcctaatttctgcaaattccgaaaaatcaaatcttattaaaattatgaagattttctattccttaaaatccggaaatcaatcgttactacatcaagagataagacgcatctctattctccatttcacttgattacgataacttctctcatacgcttcgagtaattggattattttatccatattattcaaacatagataaaactctattatcaactcatattcgtcattaaaacatttttattgttagccatgacgacctcactcaaatttcgggacgaaatttctttaacgggcaggtactgtgatgacccggaaatttctgaccaaatttaaacttaatctttgtatgattaacattttcgacacgataagcaaagtctgtaaaactgaatctcaaaatttttgaactacttttatatatttaaatacctttcggttgttttcgatgattcgcgaacaattatatgtaaatagatacatatatactaaaacttgaaaaggtaacaatgtattaattatttgataccgtacattaaacttattggtttaaatatctatttgaatatatatgataagttgaaatatttattattaaaatttatttataaataacttccaatgtgtataaaaaaaactgatttatatatattaaaaagatatatacatatatataatttcaagttatttagtaaacgatagtaacatttcaaattgctacagtacccaaaatgctacagtgtttttgaaaatcactatttgctacagtgaaattgacttgctgcagtgaattgctacagtaaaaattgactttgctacagtaactttgctacagtggtatattttatggatgatttaagactatattttgacaaaggtacgattcacgaaacgtaaagtacaagttttctcagcgtacgaaagggcgttcgaaaaaccggaaccgggacataagtcgagtgacaacgtacgacttatcggaacaaaaattacaagtcaactatgcacgtgaatttaatataatatataattaattaatttaaattatatatattatatttatatttattttatattatgtcgacaagctaggagccaaaacaatgtgagctgtccctggtcctcatgtgagtcgcatggccagaaggccatttccatgcgagtcgcatgactccagatttcaggccacatctataaatttcagtgttttcgctcgatttaaatcacacacatacacaaatatatatatactccgtaatattatttattattattattattattattattattattattattattattaataagattattattaatcttattatatattttttttattattattagtgttattatttttgcgatacaaaaataataatgtacaaaaaaatattacgacggagtgatgtccaagtaattttcaaaacgagtttccgagcgagctagagctaaggaaaatatgggttattgccaaggaaattatgggtaatgttcgggggtatttttgtgaatcaaacctcgtgtttatcatctccgatgcgtctacgtgctttcctgcaatattgtatatcaatattaaactgtgagtttcatatgatcccttttactctctacatttttgggctgagaatacatgcaaatgctttattaaccgatatacaatatttatatgcgtgagtttcatttgctccctttttaattgcttttgcaatctatatttttgggctgagaatacatgcactttattttaaacgcaatggatacaagtacatactaaattctacactgagtttgaaccgaaaatcccttagctttggtaactagtaactgccagttataagaactggtgggcgcgagtagtagtatatggatccatagggcttgatatccccgtccgagctagagcactagccttttaacggacgtatgctatttgagaagcgtacacgttggtttgcgtgtattattaagatgattatacaaagggtacaaattatatatacgttaaagtttagttaccagggtgctcaatttcgtagaatattttgataaacgtttctggatgaaacaactgaaatcttgtgatccacttttatataatctattgataaacatttctggatgaaacaactaaaatcttgtgatccacttttatatacagattatacgaaacactaaaactatgaactcaccaacctttgtgttgacacttgttagcatgtttattctcaggtttcctagaagtcttccgctgtttgcttagatgttagacaagctatgtgcatggagtcttgcatgacatatttttcaaggaaacgttgcattcaccaaatcatcaccatgtatcttattttgactgcatggtcaatggaagtactgttgtaaactattatttatggtgattgtctatatgtagaaatcattagatgtcgaaaacctttgatttaaatattcatttatggtgtgccttttcaaaagaatgcaatgtttacaaaacgtatcatagaggtcaaatacctcgcaatgaaatcaatgaatgacgtgttcgtccatatggatttggaccgatcgtcacaactaaggatttataaaattaaaggctaaccaacgtcaaagtgttggtttagtgagtgagtataacctaggtcctctatagtgggtgtgttgggctcgtcgaagtttCCAACACGACCTTGATAATTAAACACACTATACGCAGTAATATTGGTTCGGTTTTCGATATATTCGATTCAGTTTCTTCAATTATTCGGATCAATTTATTTGGTGTGGAAATATTTTAGAGCAAAAACGAAATCGAAACTGGATTATGATTCAAAATTGAAACCGAATTTAGTTTCGTTTCAGCTTCAGTTAAACTCGACAGAAAAAAATTAATCAAAACAACCACAAAAATTTGAATTTAAGTTCTCGTTttgaattgggtattgttgttgtattCGTTTTGAAATCGATTTATGGTCTATATATATAAACaatgtaatataatataattcGAATTTTGGGTATTGTTAGTTACAAATATGAAATCAAATTATATATGAAATGTTTAAATGTAGCAGTTAGTGCTACGCTTATCATTTACCTTCAATAAAAAGTTACACTGAACCCGAACTAAAAATCGAATTATCATATACCTTCAATAAAAAGTTACACTGAACGCGAGCTAAAAATCGAATTTAGATTTATAAACTAAACCGAAACCAAACCAAATCCGAATCTTAAATTCATTTTATCTTTTTCATTCAATTTTCATTAGATTTCCAATTTTTAAATTGAATGGTATGAGACCAAATATCTAACACCCTGTATATCATTCCATTCACACTTCATCATGTCCACCCAACAACCTGTATGGactttattttttaatatataaaggAAATACGTTACTGTCCACTAGACCCATATCTATCCTCTTTATCGAAAAAAAAAAACCCATATCTATCCTTTCAGTCGTTTTGACTTTGACTATTTCCGGTCAACAATAAATTATTCATCAGAAACATCAAGGAAGCCCAAATTACCCCCTTGAAACTTGTATATAAACACCATGTAAACAAGTTGTTgtcattcatattcatataatcATCAAAAATGGAGACAAAGCTTTACGACGCATCGTTAACTGGCAACGTACAAACACTCAATACACTACTCCATCAAGATCAGCTCATTCTTGATAGACTCTCACTCACTGCAGGATCATTCAACGAAACCCCTCTCCACATCGCAGCAATGCGTGGCCACGCCCATTTCGCCACGGTGGTTTTGACCCATAACCCAAAACTTGCAGTTTCCTTGGATAGCCAAAGACGGACCCCACTCCATGTGGCAGCAGCCAATGGGCACTTAACGATAGTGCAGGAACTTGTACGGGTAGGGGGTCGTGATTTATGTTGTTTTCAAGATCAAGATGGGTTGACACCTGTTCATTTAGCAGCCATTAATGAACATTTGGAGGTTGTGAAGGTACTGGTTGAAGCCAACCCGGATGCTGTGAAAGTTATTCCAGCTACAGGGGAGACCATATTGCATATGTGTGTTAGTTTTAACCGTTTTGAGTCGTTGAAATTGTTGGTGAAATATTGGAATGAAGAAGAGTTGGCCCAAATTATGGATCATGGTGGAAACACCCTCTTGCATGCTGCTGCTTTTAGTAAACAGACACAGGTACATACTGATACATTCtttaatttaaattatttaaaaCTAGTTTTGTAGGGTAAATTTAGatataggaagaaaaaaaaaaaagatgatttaTTTTTCAGGGAAAGTTTTATGAAAATCCTGAAAACCATAGAACTTATTACAAAAATAGCTATAATATCCTCACAAAAGGTCTCAGTTTTAAACCTCACTAACAACATATCTTGGTTCTGTGCAGATATTAAACTACCTACTCGAGATAGAAAGTATCAAAGCAAATGGTAATGTTGTAAACAAACTTGGATTAACAGCACTAGATGTATTAGATCATTGTCCACGAGATCTCAAAGCACTCGAAGCACGACAAATTCTAATGGAAGCTGGTGTTTTAAGAGCGAGTAATCTTAATACACTTCCTAAACCACTTCAAAAATCAACCAAATCCTCACACACGACTAAACAAAAAGGCGGGTTGTTATCAAGAACTTGGGCTAGGTATGCCAACAACGACCACAACTGGCTTGAAAAACAACGTGCTGTCTTAATAATCGCTGCTTTGATAGTGGCAGTGACAGCGTTCAATACAGGCGTCAATCCACCTGGAGGGGCTATAACTAACACACAAAATGGTCGATATGAGCTTGGAAATGCAGTTCAAACAGAAGTAGACATGGACCAATTTAATATGTTTGTGATGTATAATACGTTCAGTATGATAATATCTTTGGGTGTAGTTTTAGTGTTGATAAGTGGGTTAAGTTTGAGGAATAAGTTTTTGATGTGGTTGCTTACGCTTGGAGCGTTGTGGATGTTGGTGTTCATGGTGCTAAGTTATTGGCAGTCGTTGGCTATGATGGCACCTGATGGTTATGTAGATGCAACAAGTATTTGGATTTGTTTGATTTGGATGTTGGCTTGTGGTGTCATCGCGTTGATTCATACGATCTTTTTTGTCGTGTGGGTGGTGATGAAGCTGTTAAAGTGGATATTGCCCAAGACTAGAAGAACAGATTACCAGAATAAAGAGCAAGTTTGATGTTTTTGTAAGTGATTTGTGATTGTTGATCATTTCCTCTTTATGAAGTTTGGTAATCATGTTTATGAATGTACTTCATGTGTAAAAATATGGTTTAAACTTATTTTTATAATGTCATGATtaaatttgtttttttttcttcaaaaaaacataaattaaatagaTCCGCTATAATTATACAGTACACGCACTTAAGAATTTACGGTTATCGGGGAATATATGATGCAGACACCATGGTTGACAATAACAACTTAACAAGTTTCAAATAGGTCGGAGTTGACACCGATTATAGGCTTCATAAACAACCATTTATCAAGCTTGGTGTCATAATTGCTTATGATATGCCCAAGGTTCTTTGGGTACATTTGCTCTTAATTCCTGCTGTTCCATGGGTGTTATGTAAAAAGAGTGTGCGTCTAAATCCTGCTTATCTTGCAATCTAATAATTGAATATTGACTAGCACCATTAACAGAAAATGCACCACCAACCTTGTTGACAAGGGTGATTTGGTTGGTGTAATCTGATCTATTAAGTACGCCTTTACACAACACAAATTGAATTCGCAGAGGAATAAATTTTGTACATACAGTAAAGTCCACATCAGCCAGATCTTGCCGAACATATATCATCACTGCTAGCGCATCAATCGATTCCCAGGCCAGAGAAGTGTTCAAAACCTCCCTGTATAGAGCATGGTACAACACaaattagtaatagtaatactcgTTGAAATTGTCAAAAGTGATTATTTTATATTTGACAAAATGTTTGATTCAATTTTAATTCTCATATATGTAGAAAATTACACTACTCAATTTTGACCATTGCCGAATGCAGTAGTTTTAAACTTAGTGTATACGGAAAAACGAACAACTGATGGGAAATTGCATACAAGGTCAACGATACTTACAGGGTAGTCATCATGCACACGCCAGATGCTCTCGCCAAGTAGGTTTGCTACCGATAGGACGGTCAGCTGTGGAAAATAGTTTTTCTCTGATATCGGAATCGTATTTGTGATAATCACCTCTTGAAACAGACCGCTTGACAACCTTTCAATCGCAGGTGGACTGTATCAAAAAATATAAACTTTAAGTAATTTCATCAATGTGATCAGAATTATGATTTATCACTCTTTGATTTGTATATCAAGAAAAGAAAAGCAGATGAAATTAGCAAAATTACACACTAAGTGAAAGGAATGTGAATTACCTAAAAACAGCATGAGTGCTGCATGCATAAACTTCCCTTGCCCCTTCATGATGCAATAAGGCTGCTCCTTTCGATATAGTACCTGTAAAATTAAAAAAACATACATCCACAAATTCATCATTTTCACTTACTTTTGTATTACCAGCCATTTCATTGACCTACTATCCAATTATAtctccattttatataaaaatgtacAAATAGGGAGAAGAATCTCACCAGCAGTATCAATCATGTCATCCACCATAACTGCTACCTTACCCTTCACATCACCAATCAAATTCATTACCTGCAAAGTGACATCAGAAATGATGTCAGGGGACTCCAAAAGCGAGAGAAATAGGaaaaatatcataatcattaagttACAGTTTAAAGGCGGCTCAATCCCCAAATAGTCATAAGATTTTTGAAATTTGAAGTATGAAGTATGAATGTGAAAGATAGGAACTGTAACAGCTTTAGCACTGCCTCAGGTTTAGAAGGGTTCTAAAATAAAATTATCTTTACAAAACCAGGAAAACAGATTTTGCAAATGAATAAGAGTCTGTATTTGTCATAATTTTCCATAGTGAAGAAACAAACACAAAAGATACTTAAAAGTAGTGCGTGTAGATTTTTTTAATTTGAGAAGCAACGTACTTCTGCTACATTGTGCCCATGGCGCCGCTTATCAACAATGGCTAACGGCGCGTCAGATAACTTTTTCGCGAAAGCTCGTGCCCTAGCAACCCCACCAACATCCGGTGAGACTACCACTAAATCATCAGTCTTGATTGTCTTGC
This window of the Rutidosis leptorrhynchoides isolate AG116_Rl617_1_P2 chromosome 7, CSIRO_AGI_Rlap_v1, whole genome shotgun sequence genome carries:
- the LOC139858874 gene encoding uncharacterized protein yields the protein METKLYDASLTGNVQTLNTLLHQDQLILDRLSLTAGSFNETPLHIAAMRGHAHFATVVLTHNPKLAVSLDSQRRTPLHVAAANGHLTIVQELVRVGGRDLCCFQDQDGLTPVHLAAINEHLEVVKVLVEANPDAVKVIPATGETILHMCVSFNRFESLKLLVKYWNEEELAQIMDHGGNTLLHAAAFSKQTQILNYLLEIESIKANGNVVNKLGLTALDVLDHCPRDLKALEARQILMEAGVLRASNLNTLPKPLQKSTKSSHTTKQKGGLLSRTWARYANNDHNWLEKQRAVLIIAALIVAVTAFNTGVNPPGGAITNTQNGRYELGNAVQTEVDMDQFNMFVMYNTFSMIISLGVVLVLISGLSLRNKFLMWLLTLGALWMLVFMVLSYWQSLAMMAPDGYVDATSIWICLIWMLACGVIALIHTIFFVVWVVMKLLKWILPKTRRTDYQNKEQV